A genomic region of Lates calcarifer isolate ASB-BC8 linkage group LG9, TLL_Latcal_v3, whole genome shotgun sequence contains the following coding sequences:
- the LOC108901127 gene encoding E3 ubiquitin/ISG15 ligase TRIM25-like has translation MAQQGAQLGQEKLCCSICLDLLKDPVTIPCGHNYCMGCIKSHWDEEDRKKIYSCPQCRQTFRPRPVLVKNTMLADLVEELKKTGLQAAPADHCYAGPGDVACDFCTGRKRKASKSCLQCLVSYCEQHLQPHYEVAPLKKHKLLKPSANIQENICSRHNEEMKIFCLTDKQCICYLCSLNEHKGHNTVSAEAEMAERQKAFGANWQKIQQRIQDREKDVKELQQEVEAINRSADKAVRDSEKIFNELVNVIKKRSSRVKQQIKSRQKTEVSRVKELQKKLQQEITELRRKDDELEQLSQSEDHRKLFHNYPSLSNLTDSSESHSINIRPLRHFEDMKTAVSEVRDKLQVILNDLLVKISMTETEVDVLPPQPEPKTRAGFLKYSQHLTLDLNSQ, from the coding sequence ATGGCGCAGCAAGGAGCTCAACTGGGCCAAGAAAAACTCTGCTGTTCGATCTGTCTGGATCTACTGAAGGATCCGGTGACTATTCCCTGTGGACACAACTACTGTATGGGTTGTATCAAAAGTCACTGGGATGAAGAGGATCGAAAGAAAATTTACAGCTGTCCTCAGTGCAGACAGACGTTCAGACCGAGGCCTGTCCTGGTGAAAAACACCATGTTGGCAGATTTAGTGGAGGAACTGAAGAAGACTGGACTCCAAGCTGCTCCAGCTGATCACTGCTACGCCGGACCTGGAGATGTGGCCTGTGATTTCTGCACTGGGAGAAAGCGAAAGGCATCAAAgtcctgtctgcagtgtctgGTCTCTTATTGTGAGCAGCACCTCCAGCCTCACTATGAGGTTGCTCCGTTAAAGAAGCACAAGCTGCTAAAACCATCTGCAAATATTCAAGAGAACATTTGCTCTCGTCACAATGAAGAAATGAAGATTTTCTGCCTCACTGATAAACAGTGtatctgttatctctgctcCTTGAATGAACATAAAGGCCACAACACAGTCTCTGCTGAGGCAGAAATGGCTGAGAGGCAGAAAGCATTTGGGGCAAACTGGCAGAAGATCCAGCAGAGaatccaggacagagagaaagatgtgaaggaacttcagcaggaggtggaggctaTCAATCGCTCTGCTGATAAAGCTGTGAGGGACAGTGAGAAGATCTTCAATGAATTGGTCAATGTTATCAAGAAAAGAAGCTCTCGCGTGAAGCAGCAGATCAAATCTCGACAGAAAACTGAAGTCAGTCGAGTCAAAGAGCTTcagaagaagctgcagcaggagatcactgagctgaggaggaaagatgatgaactggagcagctctcacaATCAGAGGACCATCGGAAGTTATTTCATAATTACCCCTCACTGTCAAATCTCACCGACTCTTCAGAGTCACACAGTATCAATATCCGACCTCTGAGGCACTTTGAGGATATGAAGACAGctgtgtcagaggtcagagataAACTGCAGGTCATTCTTAATGACCTACTGGTCAAAATCTCAATGACAGAGACTGAAGTTGACGTTTTACCACCACAACCAGAGCCCAAGACCAGGGCTGGATTCTTAAAATATTCACAACATCTCACACTGGATCTGAACTCTCAATAG
- the LOC108901111 gene encoding tripartite motif-containing protein 16-like: MAKQGDQLDREKLCCSICLDLLTDPVTIPCGHSYCKSCIKLRWDEEEKDDILSCPQCRQIFKMRPALVKNIVLTDLVEELKKTGLQAAPADLCYAGPGDVACDFCTGRKRKASKSCLQCLVSYCEQHLQPHYEVAPLKKHKLLKPSANIQENICSRHNEVMKIFCLTDQQCICYLCSMDEHKGHNTVSAEAEMINKKKELGLSRQKIQRRIRDQENHVKMLQQEVVAINCSADKAVTNTEKLSTDLVNVIVRGSTAVKRKIRSQQFTEVSRAKKLKEKLEQELVELRRKDTELEKLSHTEDQIQFLHNYVSLPPLSKCTLCPLPSSNTHPLQYFENVSKAVSEAGGKLTGTSTEEWNKISMTVTEVDVLLPQDPKTRAELSQYAVQRNQLTLNPNTANTRLVLSEENRKATSVKDTQSYIGHPERFMYNAQVLSRQQLTGRCYWEVQWSGLGVSVAVAYKDIARTGKESVFGDNEKSWVLECCSNGNYNFKHKGNRKTIRGRQSFRVGVFLDHRAGILSFYEISETVTVLHRVQTTFTQPPYAGLGICYFGSTAELCEVRRDIKS, encoded by the coding sequence ATGGCGAAGCAAGGAGATCAGCTCGACCGAGAAAAACTCTGCTGTTCAATCTGTCTGGATCTACTGACGGATCCAGTGACTATTCCCTGTGGACACAGCTACTGTAAGAGCTGTATCAAACTCCGCTGggatgaagaggaaaaggacGACATCCTCAGCTGTCCTCAGTGCAGACAGATCTTTAAAATGAGGCCTGCTCTCGTGAAAAACATTGTGTTGACAGATTTAGTGGAGGAACTGAAGAAGACTGGACTCCAAGCTGCTCCAGCTGATCTCTGCTACGCCGGACCTGGAGATGTGGCCTGTGATTTCTGCACTGGGAGAAAGCGAAAGGCTTCTAAatcctgtctgcagtgtctgGTCTCTTATTGTGAGCAGCACCTCCAGCCTCACTATGAGGTTGCTCCGTTAAAGAAGCACAAGCTGCTAAAACCATCTGCAAATATTCAAGAGAACATTTGCTCTCGTCACAATGAGGTGATGAAGATTTTCTGCCTCACTGATCAACAGTGtatctgttatctctgctcCATGGATGAACATAAAGGCCACAACACAGTCTCTGCTGAAGCAGAAATGataaacaagaagaaagagCTCGGCCTGAGTCGGCAAAAAATCCAACGAAGAATCCGGGACCAAGAGAATCACGTGAAGATGCTTCAGCAGGAGGTGGTGGCTATAAATTGCTCTGCAGATAAAGCAGTGACAAACACTGAGAAGTTGTCCACTGACTTGGTCAATGTCATCGTGAGAGGAAGCACTGCTGTGAAGCGTAAGATCAGGTCCCAGCAGTTCACTGAAGTGAGTCGGGCCAAAAAGCTTAAAGAGAAGTTGGAGCAGGAGCTCGTTGAACTGAGAAGGAAAGACACTGAGTTGGagaaactctcacacacagaggatcaaATCCAGTTTCTTCACAATTACGTCTCGTTGCCACCCCTCAGCAAATGTACCTTATGTCCCCTACCTAGCTCCAATACTCATCCTCTGCAATATTTTGAGAACGTTTCAAAAGCTGTATCGGAGGCCGGAGGCAAACTAACAGGAACATCCACTGAGGAATGGAACAAGATCTCAATGACAGTAACTGAAGTGGATGTTTTGCTGCCTCAAGACCCAAAGACCAGAGCTGAACTTTCACAATATGCAGTTCAGAGGAATCAGCTCACACTGAAtccaaacacagcaaacacacgACTGGTATTATCTGAAGAGAACAGAAAAGCCACATCAGTGAAAGACACACAGTCATATATTGGTCACCCAGAGAGATTCATGTACAATGCTCAGGTTCTAAGTAGACAACAGCTGACTGGACGTTGTTATTGGGAAGTACAGTGGAGTGGACTGGGAGTCTCAGTAGCAGTTGCATACAAGGACATTGCCAGAACCGGAAAGGAAAGTGTATTTGGAGACAATGAGAAGTCCTGGGTATTGGAGTGCTGCTCCAATGGCAACTATAACTTCAAACACAAAGGCAATAGAAAAACCATACGAGGCCGTCAGTCCTTCAGAGTTGGAGTGTTCCTGGATCACAGAGCAGGTATTCTGTCTTTCTATGAAATATCTGAAACTGTTACTgtcctccacagagtccagactACATTCACCCAACCACCCTATGCTGGACTTGGCATTTGTTATTTTGGATCTACAGCTGAGTTGTGTGAAGTTAGGAGAGACATCAAGAGTTAG
- the LOC108901134 gene encoding cilia- and flagella-associated protein 44, whose amino-acid sequence MAEENTASVGENTEAGDTEDSVMQQEAEEESKHRLSADMYYEYEDLCSRPSITPDSEIPENLLHLSHSFSYDSGRRSNLQLLDDTTLIFIAGNLLVLLDISTKEQRYLRSCSGGGIGSITTHPSKQYFVAAEKGNQPNIIVYEYPSLRPHRILRGGTERAYSFVDFNHDGSLLASVGSAPDYMLTLWNWRQEEVMLSCKAISQEVYRVSFSPYNPGLLTSSGSGHIKFWKMASTFTGLKLQGLMGHFGKMAATDIEGYVELPDGKVVSGTDWGNLLLWDGNAIKVEICRKEGRTCHAGMVQPFALEDGQLMTIGSDGVVRGWDFESIDAADSNSESSRFEMEPMNEMVVGHNVCLSSVTRSSLPDSFIWFAQDSSGAIWKLDLSFTYTTPDPECLFSFHSGPIQGLDVSKKSYLMATTALDRSVKVFDFLAKRELTTSRFNQGGTALSWAPPLVNQSGGLLVTGFEDGVVRLLELYDPQRLHVVAGRSPKGDAKLRLKQAFKPHNAPVTAVAYERNGDILATGSSDCTVFFFTVGEKYNPIGFVQVPGPVQGLEWSPHSHGENRLLILCQSGHVVEVHSPDPDAQKPTKTFKLPELPGRSFRFRSIKSRIKREEEIARRQAAKEKKRKEREERLKESKQPEEQEEEEEEEEELPPIYIPDPPSPLYCGFYSQPGQFWLSMGGFDSGFLYHCKFSENQDEDPDERQDEPFDFLPVHNTDDDPIRSVTFSSDRQLLLCGMHSGSVRVYLLQPADHSLTSMQAYWALSVHDNQYGHLRHIRCSHDDHFVLTAGDDGNIFSFSLLPPEELQKSLQRRRAKVPSPRVGLENEVLAQDIEDPAAYSIETAKQKLEKDRLRREAELKITGKRKKLAELQKKFKELLNHNQSLPEHVRLTPVELQLDRRFHEQAERVKSQWVMEVRKQLGWEEERSCVGLSKLQDWFRDSLEANMVTVVAIRTDHRLSTYRLPTLAKPSADLRRQSTSSRPDRDRDAAPERRKSRAEPAKDSVIVEEEEVLHPKVARPAAVKLGDRQMERLRKAAEKAEQARAKIEKRKQEWAQLYAEKPDQNCEDPRDVQAIREAKENIGDLKLKSDKDFTVPKHLRMNAERKRAELIGLEENIREKQTEMNRRIVALRDSKVRLVSQLHAQAQQLHKVQQRLAVHLHRPPPALPTVLPEETPERRLQYSRATLERYRVLREQSFKGVQQEEQEGSTRLLEQLEKEMKEEEEKKDDEERGEEETSVEEGVELSELEEELLREEEIRLLHEQDSLLEQMDTSMCQFDTELLLLRHQKLRLDWQLKLADLHQLTLYQELLLLKEFERREDSLQEKLNGRIKEENSITSKLEECSEQLELKQRDIAKLQEREKALITAFQASLGENNKCEEFLTKVFKKKIKRVKKKEQTGDEEEEADSDEDSDEDDDWDDDDFDSGSEEGGAALDDSVCPPGCDPELFENTLQLRERRLDLEELLVEEKKSAEALKKECDTLAKKEKTVKNNRKTVEDDLELVNREKQQKMNELDVVVPLRLHQIEFVVNDSVPSDLSPALVLDRTELGRLQERIKQLQVEKNQQRDLYFQARQQHVKLIHDRKDMDTKIQVLDKQCNELMLMKYGRLVDVEALQTLSGNRTLEELKQEKLQREAAYAKEIKQWDAKVEEAHQALMDVTKCNTERLLSVTNLFDQKKELDHKLNARQKKMGRQFQDYRRRMDQEEIRRLQALVKTQSQQAEALRREIGLLSRKGGHVLPPSYAPLPPLAPLPTPADRKQGPARPSKLLKAQNSPSRHGAI is encoded by the exons ATGGCGGAGGAAAACACAGCTTCTgttggagaaaacactgaag CAGGTGATACTGAGGACTCAGTGATGCAgcaggaggctgaggaggaatCCAAACATCGCCTCTCTGCAGACATGTACTACGAATATGAAGATCTCTGCTCCAGACCGTCCATCACCCCCGACTCTGAGATCCCAGAGAACCTCCTGCACCTCTC TCACTCCTTCAGCTACGACAGCGGGCGCAGGTcaaacctgcagctgctggacgACACAACTCTGATCTTCATCGCAGGAaacctcctcgtcctcctcgaCATTTCCACCAAGGAGCAGAGATACCTGCGCTCCTGCAGCGGAGGAGGAATCGGCTCCATCACG acaCACCCAAGCAAACAGTACTTTGTCGCAGCAGAGAAGGGAAACCAGCCCAACATCATCGTATATGAGTATCCCTCGTTACGACCGCACCGCATCCTCAGAG gcggCACCGAGCGGGCGTACAGCTTCGTGGACTTTAACCACGACGGCAGCCTGCTGGCCAGCGTGGGCAGCGCGCCCGACTACATGCTGACGCTGTGGAACtggaggcaggaggaggtgaTGCTGAGCTGCAAGGCCATTTCTCAGGAGGTCTACAGAGTCAGCTTCTCCCCGTACAACCCAGGACTGCTCACATCGTCGGGATCTGGACACATCAA GTTCTGGAAAATGGCGAGCACCTTCACAGGTCTTAAATTGCAGGGGCTCATGGggcattttgggaaaatggCAGCGACTGATATCGAGGGCTACGTGGAGCTTCCTGATGGAAAG GTGGTGTCCGGCACAGATTGGGGCAACTTGCTGCTGTGGGATGGAAACGCCATTAAAGTGGAGATTTGCCGTAAGGAGGGTCGGACCTGCCACGCCGGGATGGTTCAGCCGTTCGCTCTCGAGGATGGACAGCTGATGACGATTGGCTCTGACGGAGTGGTCCGG GGCTGGGACTTTGAGAGCATCGACGCCGCCGACAGCAACAGCGAGAGCAGCAGGTTTGAGATGGAGCCCATGAACGAGATGGTGGTCGGACACAACGTCTGCCTCTCGTCTGTGACCAGGAGCTCCCTGCCCGACTCCTTCATCTGGTTCGCTCAG GATTCCAGTGGAGCCATCTGGAAACTGGATCTGTCGTTCACCTACACG ACTCCGGATCCTGAGTGCCTGTTTTCCTTCCATTCCGGTCCGATCCAGGGCCTGGACGTGTCCAAGAAATCCTACCTGATGGCCACGACCGCTCTGGACC gCTCAGTCAAAGTCTTTGACTTCTTGGCCAAACGAGAACTGACCACCAGCCGCTTCAACCAGGGTGGGACTGCTCTCAGCTGGGCTCCACCTCTG GTGAACCAGAGTGGAGGTTTACTGGTGACGGGCTTTGAGGACGGTGTGGTCCGCCTGCTGGAGCTGTACGACCCTCAGAGGCTGCACGTGGTCGCCGGGCGCAGCCCCAAAGGAGACGCCAAGCTGCGCCTCAAACAAGCCTTCAAGCCCCATAATGCACCTGTAACTGCTGTGGCGTATGAGAGAAATGGAGACATCTTAGCCACGGGG AGCTCAGACTGCACAGTGTTCTTCTTCACCGTCGGCGAAAAATACAACCCCATCGGCTTCGTCCAAGTTCCCGGGCCGGTGCAGGGCCTGGAGTGGTCACCTCATTCCCAC GGTGAAAACAGGCTGCTCATCCTGTGTCAGAGCGGTCACGTGGTCGAGGTGCACAGTCCTGATCCGGACGCCCAGAAGCCGACCAAAACCTTCAAGCTGCCCGAGCTGCCCGGCAGATCCTTCAGGTTCAGGAGCATCAAATCTCGAATCAAG agagaggaggagatcgCGAGACGTCAAGCCgcaaaggagaagaagaggaaggagagagaggagaggctgaaaGAGTCGAAGCAGCCAGAGgagcaagaggaagaggaggaggaagaagaggagttACCACCTATCTACATCCCCGACCCTCCGAGTCCTCTCTACTGTGGCTTCTACTCACAGCCCGGACAGTTCTGGCTCTCAATG ggaGGCTTTGACTCAGGTTTCCTGTACCACTGTAAGTTCTCTGAGAATCAGGATGAGGATCCAGACGAACGACAGGATGAGCCCTTTGACTTCCTGCCCGTTCACAACACAGATGACGACCCCATTCGCTCCGTCACCTTCAG CTCCGACAGGCAGCTGTTGCTCTGCGGCATGCACTCAGGGTCCGTCAGGGTTTACCTGCTGCAGCCCGCTGACCACAGCCTCACCTCCATGCAGGCCTACTGGGCTCTGAGCGTCCACGACAACCAGTACGGACACCTGCGGCACATCCGCTGCAGCCACGACGACCACTTTGTGCTGACGGCCGGAGACGACGGGAACATCTTCTCCTTCAGCCTGCTCCctccagaggagctgcagaaaagcctgcagaggaggagggccAAGGTTCCCTCGCCCAGG GTGGGTCTTGAAAATGAGGTGTTGGCCCAGGACATTGAAGACCCAGCAGCTTACAG CATAGAAACGGCTAAACAGAAGCTAGAGAAGGACCGACTGCGTCGAGAGGCCGAGCTGAAGATCACAGGGAAGCGGAAGAagctggctgagctccagaagAAGTTTAAAGAGCTGCTGAACCACAACCAGAGTCTGCCGGAGCACGTTCGCCTGACACCTGTG gagctGCAGCTGGATCGGCGTTTCCATGAACAGGCAGAGCGGGTGAAGTCCCAGTGGGTGATGGAGGTCAGGAAGCAGCTGGGCTGGGAGGAGGAGCGCTCCTGCGTAGGACTCAGCAAACTACAGGACTG gttCAGGGACTCTCTGGAGGCCAACATGGTCACCGTGGTCGCCATCCGCACCGACCACAGACTCTCCACCTACCGTTTGCCGACGCTCGCCAAACCGTCAGCGGATCTCCGACGTCAGAGCACCTCCAGCCGAccggacagagacagagacgcCGCTCCGGAGCGCAGGAAATCCAGAGCCGAGCCGGCAAAAGACAGCGTTATAGTAGAAG aggaggaggtgctgcaCCCTAAGGTGGCTCGTCCAGCAGCGGTTAAACTGGGAGATCGGCAGATGGAGAGGCTCCGAAAGGCGGCGGAGAAAGCTGAACAAGCTCGAGCCAAAATAGAGAAGAGGAAGCAGGAATGGGCCCAACT TTACGCAGAGAAACCAGACCAGAACTGCGAGGATCCGCGGGACGTGCAGGCCATCCGTGAAGCCAAGGAGAACATTGGAGACTTAAAGCTGAAGTCGGACAAAGACTTCACGGTGCCGAAGCACCTGAGGATGAAcgctgagaggaagagagcggAGCTGATTGGCCTGGAGGAGAac ATCCGGGAGAAGCAGACTGAGATGAACAGACGTATCGTGGCGTTGCGGGACTCCAAGGTTCGCCTGGTGTCTCAGCTGCACGCTCAGGCTCAGCAGCTCCACAAGGTCCAGCAGCGTCTGGCGGTCCATCTCCACCGGCCTCCACCCGCCCTGCCGACCGTACTACCAGAGGAAACTCCGGAGAGGAGGCTGCAGTACAGCCGGGCCACCCTGGAGAGATACCGGGTCCTGAGGGAACAGAG ttttaagggcgtgcagcaggaggagcaggagggaagCACACGGctgctggagcagctggagaaggagatgaaggaggaggaggagaagaaagatgatgaggagagaggagaagaagagacatCAGTGGAGGAGGGAGTGGAGCTGagtgagctggaggaggagctgctgagggaggaggagatcaGGCTGCTGCATGAGCAGGACTCCCTGCTGGAGCAG ATGGACACTTCGATGTGTCAGTTcgacacagagctgctgctgctgcgtcaCCAGAAGCTGCGTCTGGACTGGCAGCTGAAACTGGCCGACCTCCATCAGCTGACGCTCtaccaggagctgctgctcctcaagGAGTTcgagaggagggaggacagcCTGCAGGAGAAGCTCAACGGACGCATCAAGGAGGAGAACAGCATCACG TCCAAACTGGAGGAATGCAGTGAACAGCTGGAGCTGAAGCAGAGAGACATAGCCaaactgcaggagagagagaaagctctgATCACGGCCTTCCAGGCCTCGCTGGGCGAAAACAACAAGTGTGAAGAGTTTCTGACCAAAGTCTTCAAGAAGAAGATCAAACGTGTCAAGAAGAAGGAGCAGACCGGAGATGAAG aagaagaagcagacaGCGATGAAGACTCGGATGAAGACGACGACTGGGACGATGATGATTTTGACAGCGGctcagaggaaggaggagcagCTCTGGACGACAGCGTCTGTCCTCCGG gctGCGACCCAGAGCTGTTTGAAAACACGCTGCAGCTTCGTGAGCGTCGCCTGGACCTGGAGGAACTGctggtggaggagaagaagagtgCCGAGGCTCTGAAGAAGGAGTGTGACACCCTCGCCAAGAAG GAAAAAACAGTGAAGAACAATCGAAAAACAGTGGAAGACGACTTGGAGTTGgtcaacagagagaaacagcagaagatGAACGAGCTGGATGTGGTGGTTCCTCTCAGGCTGCACCAG ATCGAGTTTGTTGTTAACGACTCGGTGCCGTCCGATCTGAGCCCGGCGTTGGTTCTGGACAGGACGGAGCTGGGCAGGCTGCAGGAGCGGATCAAGCAGCTACAGGTGGAGAAGAACCAGCAGAGAGATCTGTACTTTCAGGCCCGGCAGCAGCACGTCAAGCTCATCCACGACCGCAAGGACATGGACACAAAGATCCAGG TGCTGGACAAGCAGTGCAACGAGCTGATGTTGATGAAGTACGGGAGGCTGGTGGACGTGGAGGCTCTGCAGACACTGTCGGGGAACAGGACGCTGGAGGAACTCAAGCAGGAAAAACTCCAACGCGAGGCAGCGTACGCCAAGGAGATCAAACAGTGGGAT GCAAAGGTCGAGGAGGCGCATCAGGCTCTGATGGATGTGACCAAGTGTAACACAGAACGTCTCCTCAGTGTTACAAACCTCTTTGACCAGAAAAAGGAGCTGGACCATAAACTCAACGCCAGGCAGAAGAAAATG GGCAGACAGTTCCAGGATTACAGGAGGCGTATGGATCAGGAGGAGATCCGAAGGCTGCAGGCGCTGGTGAAAACACAGTCGCAGCAGGCCGAGGCCCTCAGGAGAGAGATCGGCCTCCTCTCCCGTAAAGGAGGCCACGTCTTGCCCCCCAGCTATGCCCCGCTGCCCCCGCTCGCCCCCTTACCGACCCCTGCAGACCGTAAGCAAGGTCCAGCGCGTCCATCCAAACTGCTTAAAGCACAAAACTCACCCAGCAGACATGGAGCTATTTAA